AGCCCCGCTATTAGGTGGTGGTTTTGGTCATTTTTATTCTTACGCCGATGAAAAGTTAGAGTACCCAATCAATCGCTTTTCAATGGAAGTGAAGCGTCAATTAGATGTGCTAGACAAGCAACTGGCTAAAACTACTTATGTTGCGGGTGAAGAGTACAGTATTGCTGATATGGGCATTTGGCCGTGGTATGGCAACTTGGTATTGGGCAATATTTATGATGCGGCTGAGTTCTTACAAGTAGACTCTTATACTAACGTTGTTCGTTGGGCGAAAATGCTTGAGAAGAGAGAAGGCGTACAGCGTGGACGCACCATTAATCGCTCTTGGGGTGAAGAGTGGGAGCAAGTGCCAGAGCGTCATAGTGCTGAAGATATAGATAAAGTACTAGCCCTGCGCTCTTAAACTGACGGCTGGTAAAAGAGTAATGAAAAGATGTGCTACCGAATTGGAAGCACATCTTCACTTTAAAATGCTTTTAAAATCTCATCGACAATATGTTTACGATAGTGCAGTGACTAACGCTTTACCAACACCATGAGCACTAGTTGGATTTTGGCCCGTAATTACTCGCTCATCAACGATCACTAGCTCATGCCAAGGTTGTACTTTACTGAAGAGAACCGCTTTACGAGAAAGTGACTCTTCAAGCAGGAATGGGATGTCATCAATCGTACCAAAATCAATCTCTTCTTCACGCGTGAATCCCGTTACCGATTTAGAAGCCAGTAGGCTGTCACCATTACTCAATGTAATTGGAAGTAATGCTGCTGGGCCATGACATACAGCAGCGATGATGCCATCACTCTCGTAATGTTTCGCTGCCAGTTGAGCAAAACTCACATTCGTTGCAAGGTCAGACAACAACCCAAAACCACCAGGGTAGAAAACAGCGTCGTAGTCATCAATATTGATTTGCGATACTGGAATGCTGTTATTGATACGATTCTGGAAATCATCATCCGATAATACATTGCTGTTTATCTGATCGCCTTCGATATCAGTACCGTAGAGTGGCGCTTTTCCACCTTCAATTGACGCGATATCGTATTCAAAGCCAGCAGCTGTCAGCTCGTGAATGACGTGAGTGATCTCAGGTGAATAAGTACCGTTAGCTTGGTCTGTTTCGCCTAGAGTGGCATGGTTCGTTACTGGAATTAGAATCTTTTTCATTATGGCTTCCTTGAATGCTTTGAGTTCGAAAAAGATATTAATTCAAAACCATCTGGCTGATAATACCGATAATTGGCAAAATATTATTGCTATATAGCAAAGATGAGTGGAATGAACAATTTTGATGGGATTATTGAATTCGTCGCGGTGGCTGAAAGTCATGGCTTCTCAGCGGCTGCGAAACAGTTAGGTTGCAGTACCAGTCACGTTAGCCGACAAGTGTCTCGGTTAGAAGAAAGGCTCGGAACCGTTTTACTTGCTCGTTCAACTCGGTTAGTGAATTTAACCGAAGCAGGTCAATTGTATTACCAACAATGCAGAGAACTGGTCACCGGGCTACAACAAGCGAATGAAGGCTTAAACTCACAGCAAGTGACGTTAAGTGGTACTTTGCGTGTCAGCGCTGCGGGTGCATTTGCAGAAGATCATGTCGCCCCTGCTTTAATGGAGTTTGCTAAGTCGTATCCAGAGCTTACCATCGAAATGGATTTTAATTCTCGCATGGTTAACTTCATTGAAGATGGTATTGATTTCGCTATTCGTTATGGTGCCCTAAAAGATTCAGGTTTAGTTGCTAGAAAGCTGGTGGATCGCCCGATGGCCGCGGTCGCGAGTCAAGAATATCTCACTCATTATGGTGAACCCACTCACCCTAGCCAACTGAAACAACATAGCTGCATTATTGCCAATAACGATCACTGGCTTTTTGAAAACGATGGCAACACTATTAACATGCGTGTCCATGGTCGCTGGAAAAGTAATAACTCTAACGCAGTGGTCTCTGCTTGTGAGCGAGGGCTAGGAATTGCGTATATGCCGAAAAGCAGCCTTGCGAAAGGGTTGGAGTCCGGTTCGCTTGTTCCAATACTTCAAGACTTTTGGGGCAAAGGAAGCAGCAGTTGGATCGTGTATCAAAATCAACGTTTTCTTCCAGTGCGTGCTCGCTTGGCAATAGATTACTTGATTAATCATTTCCGACAGATTACGTAGAGCTAACACCGCCATAAACATCAATAGTTAAACTACGCTCTTTTTCGTAGGTTTTAGGCGTTAAGCCAATTTGTTTCTTTAAGTAGCGGATGAGGTGAGGTTGGTCGCTGAAACCAGACCGAAATGCAATTTCGACCCAATCGATGTCATCAGAATCGCGTTGGAAAAGCACGCGAGTGGCAATCCCCTGACCTCGTTCTAACTCAGCTACAATCATCCCCAAGTCAGCATATTGAGTCTGGTGTTCATCAAATAGGCGACATTCACCCGTTGCTAATAACCGACCATCCTTCCAATACCCCCAAAGCTCTTCTCGTGTGATTAGATTACTGAAGTACTCAGATAACCATTGCGCAGGAGCTCCAATATTACTAACGGCAAATTCAACGAACTCAGATAGTTGATCCTGACTTGCAAGAGTTAACTCTAAACCTGTTGATCCTTCAGAAACCAATGGCGCAACTCGCTGATACATTAGCGCATTTACTTTAAATGAAGATGAGTTATCTAAGCAAAGCGATAAATAGTGAGGTTCGGCGGTACTCACAAATGCACCTTTAATGGAACCGACCACTGCGCTGTTTTGCTCAGCAATTAAAGTAAACAGTTCTCTGGCCTACCAGTAGAAATTAGAATTCCAAACCTTACTTTTTGATGAATACTGTCGCTAAAAGGGCATCTATCACCTTATGCATAACTGTTGATATGGGTAATCACTTCATTTGTTGTCGCATGACAAAGTAGATCAATTATCAACAGGTTCCCAATTTACATTCATTGGTCATTTAAACGTTTGGCATAAGAAAAATAGGTAAAAACGCCATATAAAATACAAATGATAATTGATCTCATTATCATTTGAGGTGTATGATGCGCAAAATAATATCAAACCTATAAATAGTTGTGCCATTTATATGAAATTTACTTATGTTTTTTTGGGGCTTTTAGTCACCTCTTTGCCCAGTTTTGCTGCGGAAGATTTTGATTGGTTGAGAGATGATTCTCGACAAGACCAGCGTGTGCTTTCTTACCTCGAGAAACAGAACCAAAAAACAGAACAGTTTCAGAATGGATACGACAACATCACACAGAGTTTGCTAGCTCAATGGGATTCGATGGCCGCGGAGAAAGGTAAGGCACCGTGGGTCATTCAAAATGGTGAGGAATGGAATCTCACTCGCCGAAAGGGGCGTTACGTTTTGCTGTCTCGCTCGGATAGCAATGCTGAAGAGAACATTGTTTACGATTTCTCGTCTCGCCAAGCAGAGTATCAATACTTTCAAATCGGTCAGTGGCGCATTCAGGATAATGCTTTGTTGTTTACTGAAGACATCAATGGTAGCGAACAATACCGTGCCATTTACGTCGATCTTGAAAAAGGAAAGTCA
Above is a window of Vibrio cortegadensis DNA encoding:
- a CDS encoding type 1 glutamine amidotransferase domain-containing protein, whose protein sequence is MKKILIPVTNHATLGETDQANGTYSPEITHVIHELTAAGFEYDIASIEGGKAPLYGTDIEGDQINSNVLSDDDFQNRINNSIPVSQINIDDYDAVFYPGGFGLLSDLATNVSFAQLAAKHYESDGIIAAVCHGPAALLPITLSNGDSLLASKSVTGFTREEEIDFGTIDDIPFLLEESLSRKAVLFSKVQPWHELVIVDERVITGQNPTSAHGVGKALVTALS
- a CDS encoding LysR family transcriptional regulator — translated: MNNFDGIIEFVAVAESHGFSAAAKQLGCSTSHVSRQVSRLEERLGTVLLARSTRLVNLTEAGQLYYQQCRELVTGLQQANEGLNSQQVTLSGTLRVSAAGAFAEDHVAPALMEFAKSYPELTIEMDFNSRMVNFIEDGIDFAIRYGALKDSGLVARKLVDRPMAAVASQEYLTHYGEPTHPSQLKQHSCIIANNDHWLFENDGNTINMRVHGRWKSNNSNAVVSACERGLGIAYMPKSSLAKGLESGSLVPILQDFWGKGSSSWIVYQNQRFLPVRARLAIDYLINHFRQIT